A DNA window from Leptolyngbya sp. KIOST-1 contains the following coding sequences:
- a CDS encoding DUF6691 family protein, producing the protein MTTRSASTPNTLAQNLVALAAGLLFGLGLGFSQMIDPQRVIGFLDLFGRWDATLAFVLGGAVVVTLISFRFVLRRPTPLFDRKFYLPTRNDIDRPLVLGAALFGVGWGLGGYCPGPAIAALGLGSANPLLFLAAMIAGSLTAKALNRST; encoded by the coding sequence ATGACTACCCGTAGCGCATCCACCCCCAACACCCTGGCCCAAAACCTGGTGGCCCTGGCCGCCGGGCTACTGTTTGGCCTGGGCCTGGGCTTTTCGCAGATGATCGACCCCCAGCGGGTGATCGGCTTTCTCGACCTGTTTGGCCGTTGGGATGCCACCTTAGCCTTTGTCCTGGGTGGGGCCGTGGTGGTGACGCTGATCAGCTTTCGGTTTGTGTTACGGCGGCCCACCCCGCTGTTTGACCGCAAGTTTTACCTGCCCACCCGCAACGATATCGATCGCCCCCTGGTGCTCGGTGCCGCCCTATTCGGCGTGGGTTGGGGGCTGGGGGGGTATTGTCCGGGCCCGGCGATCGCGGCCCTAGGTTTGGGGTCTGCCAATCCGCTGCTGTTTCTGGCCGCCATGATTGCGGGATCTCTGACTGCTAAAGCTCTGAACCGCTCGACCTAG
- a CDS encoding YeeE/YedE family protein, translated as MPTEWLCGLFGGILIGLSATLLLAFNGRIAGISGMVNGAMTFAAAEAWRWLFLLGLVVGGLVYEYALAPQPTPTYPFAPVTMVVAGLLVGYGTRLGNGCTSGHGVCGLGRLSGRSLVAVLSFMATGIVTVFITRHLLG; from the coding sequence ATGCCTACGGAATGGCTCTGCGGCCTGTTTGGCGGCATTCTAATTGGCCTCAGTGCCACGCTGCTGCTGGCCTTCAACGGGCGAATTGCGGGCATCAGCGGCATGGTGAATGGGGCTATGACCTTTGCCGCCGCTGAGGCCTGGCGCTGGCTGTTTTTGCTGGGATTGGTGGTTGGGGGGCTGGTGTACGAATATGCCCTGGCCCCGCAGCCCACCCCCACCTACCCCTTCGCCCCGGTCACCATGGTGGTGGCCGGGCTGCTGGTGGGCTACGGCACCCGCCTGGGCAATGGCTGCACCAGCGGCCATGGGGTCTGCGGGCTGGGGCGGCTGTCGGGGCGATCGCTCGTCGCTGTCCTCAGCTTTATGGCCACCGGCATTGTCACTGTATTCATCACCCGCCACCTGCTGGGCTGA
- a CDS encoding type II toxin-antitoxin system VapC family toxin has translation MIAVDTNILVRLITQDDEAQHRASVDLFQNPEIFVPDTVILETEGVLRFAYDFNAHEICTALRKVFGLPNVYLTNENLIAQVLQWYENGLDFADALYLATSQHCSTLYTFDKEFIKRAKPLTDRRVQKP, from the coding sequence ATGATCGCCGTTGACACTAACATACTGGTGCGGCTCATCACCCAGGATGACGAAGCCCAGCACAGGGCCAGCGTAGACCTCTTTCAAAACCCCGAAATCTTTGTCCCAGACACAGTGATTTTAGAGACGGAAGGGGTATTACGCTTTGCCTACGACTTCAATGCCCATGAGATTTGCACCGCTTTGAGAAAGGTCTTTGGGCTACCCAATGTGTACCTCACCAATGAAAACCTCATCGCCCAGGTCCTGCAGTGGTACGAAAATGGCCTGGATTTTGCTGACGCCCTGTATTTAGCCACCAGCCAGCACTGCTCTACCCTATATACCTTCGACAAGGAATTCATCAAGCGGGCTAAGCCGCTGACTGACCGGCGGGTACAAAAACCCTAG